Below is a genomic region from Actinoallomurus bryophytorum.
ACCACCAGGGAGGTGTTGTCGCGCACCGAGCGTCCGAGCAGCAGGGCCTGGGCCTTGCGCTCCTCGGGGGCGTACCCCATCCCGGCGCGTACGGCGTCGCTCGGCTGCCGCAGGCGCACCTGTTTCCCGTCGACCGACACATGCCCGGAGCGGATCGGCAGGTCGCCCACCAGCGCGCCGGCGAGTTCCGAACGGCCCGCGCCGACCAGCCCGGCCAGGGCCACGACCTCGCCCGCGTGCACGGTGAGGCTGATGTCGCGCACGTCGTCGGTGGTGACGTCCTCGACCTCGAGGACGGCCGCGCCGATCTCGGAGCGTTCGCGGGCGAACAGGGACGACAGGTCGCGGCCGACCATCATCCGCACGATCTCGTTCTCGTCGGTGTCCGCGGCGTCGCGCACGCCCACCAGGCCGCCGTCGCGCAGCACCGCGATGTGGTCGGCGAGCTGGAAGATCTCCTGGAGCCGGTGGGAGACGTAGATGACGGCGAGGCCCTCCTCGCGCAGCCGGCGGATCAGGGTGAACAGCGCGTCCACCTCGTGCTCGGACAGCGAGGACGTCGGCTCGTCGAACGCGATGACCTTCGCGTCTGTGGTCAGCGCCCGCAGGATCTCCACGAGCTGGCGCTGCGCGGGGGTGAGGCGCGAGCCGAGCGTCTCGGGCGAGATGACGCGTTCGAAGCCCAGGCGTTCGAGGTCGGCGCGTACGCGGCGGAAGAGCGTCGCCCTGTCGAAACCGCGGCCACCCTTGCGCGGCAGCGCGCCGAGGTAGACGTTCTCGGCGACCGAGACGTGCGGCACGATCTCCGGCTCCTGCGGGATCACCCGGATGCCGGCCTTCCTCGCGTCCGCCGGCGAGTGCAGGCTCAGCACGTCGCCGCCGAGGGAGATCTCGCCCTTGTCCGGCAGATAGTCGCCGGTAATGATCTTGATAAGGGTGGATTTCCCGGCGCCGTTCTCGCCCATGAGGGCGGTCACGGCCCCGCTGGGGAAGTCCAGCGTGACGTCGTTCAGCGCCCGTACGCCGGCGAACCGCTTGGAGATCCCTGCGACGCTCAACTCGGTCATGAATCCTCCTTCGTCGGAGGGGTGACCAGGCGGACTGCGCCGTCGATTCCCTCGCGTCGCTCGGTCATGTCACGCCCCTGGGGGGTTGGGGCGGGGCGGCTTGGCCGCCCCGCCGGGTGGGTCAGGTGCAGGTGAGCTGGGCGCCGGCCCAGTCACCGTGGTCGGAGTTGTTGCCGTTTCCTCCGTCGGTGACGACGACGCGGACGAACGTCGCTCCGCCGACATCCGCGGTCAGGTGCCTGGCCGGGTCGGCGGTGGTCAGCAGACCGCTGTCGGCGACCTTGTTCCCGTCGGCCCACACCTCGAAGGTCACCGAGCCGCTGGCCGTCTTCTCGTCGTCCACGCCGACGTCGGCCGACAGGGACGTGCACTTCTTGGCCGTGTAGTACTCGATGCTGCTCGGCGCGTTGGTGCCCAGGCCCTTCTTGTAGACGGCACCGTTGATGGTGATCGGGTGACCGTCGCCGGCGGCCTTCTCACCGTTGCTGGTGTCCTTCTCCACCGGGCCGTAGCCGTTGTCGGCCCGCAGCCAGGGGATGTCGCTCAGGTAGGACGTGCCGGAGGGTGGCGCACCGGTGTTCAGCACGTCCACCTGGACCGTGCTCTGGCTGACCGCGCCGTCCGGCTCGTACGTCGCCGTGGTGGTCAGGTCGTAGGACCCGGGCTTGGCGTCCGCCGGCACCTGGACCGTCCAGGTCGTGGCGAACCTCTGGTTCGAGCCGACGAGCACGCTCGACCTGCGGGAGGTGGCCATGACGTTCCAGCCGTCCGGGACGGCGAGGCTGTTGTGCAGCAGTACGGCGGGCAGCTTTCCGGAGTTGGTCGCGGTCGTGGTGACGGTGACCGGCTTGCCCGGTTCGACGAACGGCCGCGCGCCCGGGTAGGCCGCGGGCACATCCGCTCCCGCGTCCACCGCCGGCGGGTAGATCGCCCACCGCGGGTCACGTGCGACGCGCAGCATCACGGTGCCGTGCGCCGGAACCGTCGCGGTGAGGGAGCCGGCGGTCTCCCGCGTAGTGTGCGCCCACAGGTCGCGGACCCGGTACGCGGGCGCGGCGGGCATCCCGGCCGCGCTCGCCGACGTCGTGATCCGCTGGGCCGCGTCCGACTCGTTGAAGAGCGTCACCGCCCGGTCGCCGTTCGCGAGCGGCTTGACGAAGACGTCGCGTCCGCCG
It encodes:
- a CDS encoding sugar ABC transporter ATP-binding protein, whose amino-acid sequence is MTELSVAGISKRFAGVRALNDVTLDFPSGAVTALMGENGAGKSTLIKIITGDYLPDKGEISLGGDVLSLHSPADARKAGIRVIPQEPEIVPHVSVAENVYLGALPRKGGRGFDRATLFRRVRADLERLGFERVISPETLGSRLTPAQRQLVEILRALTTDAKVIAFDEPTSSLSEHEVDALFTLIRRLREEGLAVIYVSHRLQEIFQLADHIAVLRDGGLVGVRDAADTDENEIVRMMVGRDLSSLFARERSEIGAAVLEVEDVTTDDVRDISLTVHAGEVVALAGLVGAGRSELAGALVGDLPIRSGHVSVDGKQVRLRQPSDAVRAGMGYAPEERKAQALLLGRSVRDNTSLVVLDRLRRFRFVKRAEERRLTQKYVDELHVRTPGIEQEVRKLSGGNQQKVVLARWLARKPKVLILDEPTRGIDVGAKAEIYHLIDDLARSGVAVLVISSELPEVLGLADRIIVMQNGHITGELDRADASEEAILGLAMAEDLTTSLSEGQH
- a CDS encoding NPCBM/NEW2 domain-containing protein, with protein sequence MRTVRTLTSVLAALATSVAGAAVLTLASAPPAAALDNGLALTPQMGFNNWNATHCGADFNEAMVKGIADLFVSSGLKDAGYQYVNLDDCWALPQRDADGNLQPDPSRFPDGIKAVADYVHSKGLKLGIYSSAGTKTCDTNGFPGGLGHERQDANLWASWGVDYLKYDNCNNQGVDAQQRYTTMRDALKATGRDILFSICEWGENKPWLWAKDVGNSWRTTGDISDSYSSMLGIVHQNMVLAPYAGPGHWNDPDMLEVGNGGMTDTEYRSHFSLWAEMAAPLLIGSDLRKASAATMAILTNKEVIAVDQDKLGVQGAPISTDGGRDVFVKPLANGDRAVTLFNESDAAQRITTSASAAGMPAAPAYRVRDLWAHTTRETAGSLTATVPAHGTVMLRVARDPRWAIYPPAVDAGADVPAAYPGARPFVEPGKPVTVTTTATNSGKLPAVLLHNSLAVPDGWNVMATSRRSSVLVGSNQRFATTWTVQVPADAKPGSYDLTTTATYEPDGAVSQSTVQVDVLNTGAPPSGTSYLSDIPWLRADNGYGPVEKDTSNGEKAAGDGHPITINGAVYKKGLGTNAPSSIEYYTAKKCTSLSADVGVDDEKTASGSVTFEVWADGNKVADSGLLTTADPARHLTADVGGATFVRVVVTDGGNGNNSDHGDWAGAQLTCT